One window from the genome of Cyclobacterium amurskyense encodes:
- a CDS encoding purple acid phosphatase family protein: protein MKSTPLLLVCIALIFSSCGPQEKHDKVLPSVKETMDEVVSRLYKELDKKSLDTISHSFAEQYLTDQEKEALATQYWKVKVNVPTTVSLMRNKGQEVVPFWLKPSGFSLTDLEVKNEHDTYEVWQKDFDAGEIQLGINGFGKHRPVYFIGLAPQNPEEKLEITPVFPANQHIEKFDVGAFTYHDWSGLTLTEVPEVLKGQQLLTTIRGRAREAHMVDAFRTTAFPTSEKPDQVLLTWSESPENSMDIQWRTTETVPSGIVKYWKDGTKDTLKTQAEKFLMEDRLLQNDRYMNRFTAKLHSLEPDTKYGYIVGNEEAGWSSPETFNTAPDKDKPFSFVWSGDVHLDKVWGNNIQKAEKRFPDIAFYYIAGDLVNTGLYRDDWDKLFQYAGSTIARKPLMAVPGNHDSQDGLGAWMFEEMLSYPSDSPSPEMAGRSYAFNYGNALFLMIDSTFPNEDQTEWIEKKLKETDATWKIAVFHFPPFNEVEPYEDIQEEWGPLFDKYHVDMVMGGHFHYYMRSKPMNNGKIVKSPNDGTIYWISVGTTGKNKGIGKGSYAEVQFPADHLYQYITIDGKTMKAQTINVDGEKVDQFSINK, encoded by the coding sequence ATGAAAAGTACACCACTATTATTGGTTTGCATTGCATTGATTTTCAGTTCGTGCGGACCTCAGGAAAAACATGACAAAGTTTTGCCTTCCGTTAAAGAAACCATGGACGAGGTGGTTTCCCGTCTTTATAAGGAGTTGGATAAAAAGTCGCTAGACACAATCTCTCACAGCTTTGCAGAGCAATACCTTACAGATCAAGAAAAAGAAGCGCTTGCTACTCAATATTGGAAAGTCAAGGTAAATGTCCCAACTACTGTTTCTCTCATGAGAAATAAAGGACAAGAAGTAGTTCCTTTCTGGTTGAAGCCTTCAGGGTTCAGTCTTACAGACCTGGAAGTGAAAAATGAACACGACACTTACGAAGTCTGGCAAAAAGATTTTGATGCAGGTGAAATCCAGTTGGGTATTAATGGCTTTGGCAAACACAGACCGGTTTATTTTATTGGCCTTGCCCCACAAAATCCTGAGGAGAAATTAGAAATCACACCAGTATTCCCAGCAAATCAACACATAGAAAAATTTGATGTGGGTGCTTTCACTTACCACGATTGGAGTGGACTCACACTCACAGAAGTTCCTGAGGTCCTCAAAGGACAACAGTTGTTAACAACCATTAGAGGCAGAGCAAGGGAAGCACATATGGTCGATGCTTTTAGAACTACAGCATTCCCTACTAGTGAAAAACCTGATCAGGTACTCCTTACCTGGAGTGAATCGCCTGAAAACTCAATGGACATCCAATGGAGAACAACAGAGACAGTGCCCTCAGGAATAGTTAAGTATTGGAAAGACGGTACTAAAGATACCTTGAAAACTCAGGCAGAAAAATTCCTAATGGAAGACCGTCTCCTTCAAAATGACCGATACATGAATAGGTTTACAGCCAAGCTCCATTCATTAGAGCCTGATACTAAATATGGCTATATTGTAGGAAATGAAGAAGCCGGATGGTCATCACCTGAAACCTTCAATACCGCACCAGATAAAGACAAACCTTTTTCATTTGTTTGGTCTGGCGATGTTCACCTTGATAAAGTATGGGGTAATAACATTCAAAAAGCAGAAAAAAGATTTCCTGACATTGCCTTCTATTATATAGCAGGAGACCTTGTAAATACCGGATTGTATAGGGATGATTGGGATAAGTTATTTCAATATGCAGGAAGTACAATAGCAAGAAAACCACTTATGGCAGTTCCAGGCAATCACGATAGTCAAGATGGCTTGGGTGCATGGATGTTTGAAGAAATGTTGAGTTACCCCTCAGATAGTCCTTCACCCGAGATGGCTGGGCGGTCTTATGCTTTCAATTATGGAAATGCCCTGTTCTTAATGATTGACTCTACTTTTCCCAACGAAGACCAAACCGAATGGATTGAGAAAAAATTAAAAGAGACTGATGCTACTTGGAAAATCGCAGTCTTTCACTTTCCTCCTTTCAATGAAGTAGAACCCTATGAGGACATACAGGAGGAATGGGGACCACTTTTTGACAAATACCATGTTGACATGGTAATGGGTGGGCATTTTCATTACTATATGCGGTCAAAACCTATGAACAATGGGAAAATTGTAAAAAGCCCTAATGATGGGACCATTTACTGGATTTCTGTGGGTACTACCGGAAAAAACAAAGGTATAGGCAAAGGTTCCTATGCGGAAGTTCAATTTCCAGCGGACCATTTGTACCAATATATTACAATCGATGGGAAAACTATGAAAGCTCAAACCATCAATGTTGATGGAGAAAAGGTCGATCAGTTTTCAATCAACAAATAA
- a CDS encoding SusC/RagA family TonB-linked outer membrane protein, with protein sequence MKKHRTKKMMKWMVPLLSVGIISTGSVLAEANGNPAMGNSFVPAFTIEEMVAITIKGKVTATNDDSGLPGVTILEKGTSNGAVTDIDGTYSIEVAGPNSVLVFSYVGFESQEITVGNRSSVNVSLEEAATAMNEVVVTALGIKRDQRSLGYDVSTVSSEDVTQVSQENILSSLAGRMPGVTINQTSGAGSSISMVIRGASSLTSDNQPLFVVDGVPMSNSLNNNSQNGDGNQVDYGNSISDINPDDIANISVLKGPSAAALYGTRAGNGVVIITTKSGSKGKGMGVSFSTSNVFEQASRLLDFHYKYANGNREGVFNDGSAYWGGPELDAGNLAQQWNSPVDENGNVIPTELKSYPNAMKDFLQTGITSNNNIAISGGDDKATYRVSYGNMIHQGMIPNSDLNRNSISTSVSYDILDKLTLNTNFNYTNSSSNDRPSTGDRRGNALEAIYASSYIDFEQMRDIWVSGQEDIQQIRTPNGDNPYFIAYGIENAFRRDRVYGNVSLDYKFSDNLNLAVKYSLDRSDENRETKIPYSYSRMAKGGYYNTDMLNQESNTDILLSYNNDFGKMDFNASAGGNIMSRFGTSSYVGVGGDRNNGLVVPGIYNAQNIPADNRSVSSGYSEKRIYSVYGLASFGYADQLYLDLTARNDWSSTLPLDNNSYFYPSASLSWLANYTLNLPESIDMLKARVGWAKVGNDTGPYRLVQNLSTGTYNSINTASVSSGILNPNFLPEEATSIEAGLDLNMFANKLRFSGTYYMIENTNQIFSVNLPRSSGYSSRLINAGLIRSKGLEMSLGGTPLDKNGWKLDVDVNWSRNRTSVIELVENFDRITLWSENGGGAITFLGDQVGDLYSRGYVEVEDPNSPYYKWPVLSSAGEWQDLSSDEALRKVGNFNPDFILGMQTGISYKRFVLNASFDWRQGGEFMSFTYRYGESDWKSQRQLDDLIQGGLLSEDELVALLKSDPEKYIIPSPGNFPRVGGHTAETGGFPIDENGSDGAFVPGVIQTAGADTPDNYADDVYEEHLGGSGTNIYPITNTYPWSFNEQVTFDASFIKLRELSLGYKIPNFSVFTNATFSIYTRNIMLWTKADIGIDPERAFQASGSSFKQGIERQNVMPWSVPIGFKLNFNL encoded by the coding sequence ATGAAAAAACATCGTACTAAAAAAATGATGAAGTGGATGGTGCCACTTCTCTCGGTAGGTATTATATCTACTGGTTCAGTACTGGCGGAAGCCAATGGAAATCCTGCAATGGGGAATTCTTTTGTACCTGCGTTTACTATCGAGGAGATGGTCGCAATCACTATCAAAGGAAAAGTTACCGCTACAAATGATGATTCAGGCTTGCCTGGAGTAACCATTTTGGAAAAAGGTACAAGCAACGGAGCAGTTACCGATATTGACGGGACTTATAGTATTGAGGTGGCAGGACCTAATTCTGTATTGGTGTTCTCTTATGTAGGCTTTGAAAGTCAAGAGATTACAGTGGGAAATCGAAGCAGTGTCAATGTGAGCTTGGAAGAAGCAGCTACTGCGATGAACGAAGTAGTAGTAACTGCTCTTGGTATCAAAAGAGATCAACGATCATTAGGTTATGATGTGTCCACTGTATCTTCTGAAGATGTTACCCAAGTATCTCAAGAAAATATATTAAGTTCTCTTGCAGGTAGAATGCCCGGTGTAACGATAAACCAAACTAGTGGAGCAGGTTCATCTATTAGCATGGTGATTAGAGGCGCGAGTTCATTGACATCTGACAACCAGCCATTATTTGTGGTAGATGGGGTGCCGATGTCAAACTCTCTGAATAACAATTCTCAAAATGGGGATGGTAATCAGGTCGATTATGGTAATTCGATTTCCGATATTAATCCTGATGATATCGCCAATATCAGTGTGCTTAAAGGCCCAAGTGCAGCAGCACTTTATGGTACTCGTGCTGGTAATGGTGTGGTTATTATAACTACGAAATCCGGTAGTAAAGGAAAAGGAATGGGCGTTTCTTTCTCTACAAGTAATGTATTTGAGCAAGCTTCTAGATTACTCGATTTTCATTACAAATATGCCAATGGTAACAGAGAAGGAGTATTCAATGATGGATCTGCCTATTGGGGTGGCCCAGAGTTGGATGCAGGTAACTTAGCGCAACAATGGAACAGTCCGGTTGATGAAAACGGAAATGTAATTCCTACTGAGTTAAAATCCTATCCGAATGCAATGAAGGACTTCCTTCAAACCGGTATCACTTCAAACAATAACATTGCCATCAGTGGAGGAGATGATAAGGCTACTTATAGGGTGTCCTATGGAAATATGATTCACCAAGGTATGATCCCTAATTCTGATTTGAACAGAAATAGTATTTCTACCTCTGTTTCTTATGATATTTTGGATAAGTTGACGCTTAATACAAACTTTAATTATACCAATAGTAGCTCTAACGACAGGCCGAGTACTGGGGATAGAAGAGGAAATGCGCTGGAAGCTATCTATGCTTCTTCCTACATCGACTTTGAACAAATGCGTGATATTTGGGTTTCTGGTCAGGAAGATATTCAGCAAATCAGAACTCCAAATGGAGATAACCCGTATTTCATAGCTTATGGTATTGAGAATGCTTTCCGTAGAGACAGAGTTTATGGAAATGTCTCTTTGGATTACAAATTCTCAGATAATTTAAATTTAGCTGTAAAGTATTCATTGGATCGATCTGATGAGAACAGAGAAACAAAAATTCCTTATAGCTACAGTAGAATGGCCAAAGGTGGTTATTACAATACCGACATGTTGAATCAGGAATCTAATACTGATATCTTATTAAGTTATAATAATGATTTTGGAAAAATGGATTTCAATGCATCAGCTGGTGGTAATATCATGAGCCGATTTGGTACTTCCTCTTATGTAGGTGTTGGTGGTGACAGGAACAATGGGCTTGTTGTACCTGGTATTTACAATGCGCAGAATATACCAGCAGATAACAGGTCTGTTTCTAGTGGATATTCTGAAAAGAGAATTTACAGTGTTTATGGCTTGGCTTCTTTTGGGTATGCCGATCAATTGTATTTGGATTTGACAGCTAGAAATGACTGGTCATCTACATTACCACTAGACAATAATTCTTATTTCTATCCTTCAGCATCTTTAAGCTGGTTGGCAAACTACACGCTCAATCTTCCAGAAAGCATTGACATGTTAAAAGCCAGGGTAGGTTGGGCCAAAGTAGGAAATGATACAGGTCCTTACCGTTTGGTTCAGAACCTATCTACAGGTACTTACAATTCTATTAATACTGCTTCAGTAAGTTCTGGTATATTGAATCCTAATTTCTTACCTGAAGAGGCCACTTCTATTGAAGCTGGTTTAGATTTAAATATGTTCGCCAATAAGTTGAGGTTTTCCGGAACCTATTACATGATTGAAAACACGAACCAAATATTCTCTGTAAATCTTCCAAGATCTTCAGGATACAGCAGCAGGTTAATTAATGCCGGTTTGATCCGAAGCAAAGGTTTGGAAATGAGCCTAGGTGGTACACCGCTTGATAAAAACGGATGGAAATTAGACGTTGATGTTAACTGGAGTAGAAACAGAACAAGTGTGATTGAGTTGGTTGAGAACTTTGATAGGATCACCTTATGGTCTGAAAACGGTGGTGGAGCCATTACATTCCTAGGTGATCAAGTTGGTGACTTGTACAGTAGAGGTTATGTAGAGGTAGAAGATCCAAATTCTCCTTATTACAAATGGCCTGTATTGAGTAGTGCTGGAGAATGGCAAGATCTGTCTTCTGATGAAGCGCTAAGAAAAGTGGGTAACTTCAACCCTGATTTCATTCTTGGTATGCAGACTGGAATTAGCTACAAAAGATTTGTTTTGAATGCTAGTTTTGACTGGAGACAAGGTGGAGAGTTTATGTCATTCACTTATAGATATGGAGAATCTGATTGGAAATCACAAAGACAACTTGATGATTTAATTCAGGGCGGATTATTATCTGAGGACGAATTGGTTGCTTTGTTGAAGTCAGATCCTGAAAAATACATTATCCCAAGTCCAGGAAACTTCCCTCGTGTAGGTGGTCATACTGCTGAAACTGGTGGATTCCCAATCGATGAGAATGGTAGCGATGGTGCTTTCGTTCCTGGTGTAATTCAAACTGCTGGTGCAGATACTCCAGACAACTATGCAGATGATGTTTACGAAGAGCATTTGGGTGGTTCTGGAACCAATATTTATCCTATCACCAATACTTACCCATGGAGTTTCAATGAGCAAGTTACTTTTGATGCTTCTTTTATCAAATTAAGAGAATTGTCCTTAGGATATAAAATTCCAAATTTTAGCGTATTTACGAATGCTACATTCTCTATCTATACTAGAAATATTATGTTGTGGACAAAAGCTGATATAGGAATTGATCCGGAAAGAGCATTTCAAGCTTCAGGTTCTTCTTTCAAGCAGGGTATCGAGCGTCAAAATGTGATGCCTTGGAGTGTTCCAATTGGTTTCAAGCTTAATTTCAATCTTTAA
- a CDS encoding SusD/RagB family nutrient-binding outer membrane lipoprotein: MKNLFEFRKIAVFLLGLILVTGCDDQLSEINTNPYGIDPANANPNLLMPTVLTSSAQSYLGLGFNDLAGAMQYTQKNGWYSSHNNYEWVSRNWTGWYDILRTNDLMITRGEDLDNAFFQGMGLTMKSFVYGNIADLWGDAPYTDALKGDQGSDQFQFPKFDSQEVIYDGIIADLKEASSLLASASSEGVVGNNDLIYGANVDSWRRFTNSLLLRYYMRLSEKKPDVAKAGIEAIYSSGIYIQDPSQDANLDYTGGSNDIWITRHVRLNPDDFQRYQACQTFIDQLTMTEDPRLPVWFDSVRVQWVEDETLSVAAESFIRANGEPIESIYTFDQFEEEYADVKFTRHFNPNMADYNSDLYVGLPPSILTPESYNGNPIPGQGTQNLHVSQLDPVYSTAGSAGDILKARIISAAEVSFIFAEAALKGWNVGDAEMHYNMGIEQSLEVWGKSDMYDAFIMQPEVAFNNSIEQVITQKWVANWSNGTEAFADYRRTGFPDLSAGPLSPQPQVALRFQYGNDEYNNNPDNIDAALNNLEVTDYSGNFGQDSQWSKPWLYQGTNIPF, encoded by the coding sequence ATGAAAAATTTATTTGAATTTAGAAAGATAGCCGTATTTCTCCTGGGACTTATCTTGGTCACCGGTTGTGATGACCAACTCAGTGAGATCAATACCAATCCATATGGTATTGACCCGGCAAATGCCAACCCTAATCTATTAATGCCAACGGTCCTGACTTCTTCAGCCCAGAGCTATTTAGGTTTAGGCTTCAATGACTTGGCTGGTGCCATGCAATACACGCAAAAGAATGGATGGTATAGCAGTCATAACAATTATGAATGGGTATCCAGAAACTGGACAGGATGGTATGATATCCTGAGAACAAACGATTTGATGATTACTAGGGGAGAAGATTTGGACAATGCCTTTTTTCAGGGAATGGGCCTTACCATGAAGTCTTTTGTTTACGGAAATATTGCGGATCTATGGGGAGATGCTCCTTATACTGATGCCCTAAAAGGTGATCAGGGAAGTGATCAATTTCAGTTCCCTAAATTTGACAGTCAGGAAGTGATCTATGATGGAATTATTGCTGATTTGAAAGAAGCTTCTTCTTTGCTTGCTTCTGCTTCGTCGGAAGGAGTAGTTGGTAACAATGACCTTATCTATGGTGCCAATGTTGATAGCTGGAGAAGGTTTACCAACTCCCTATTATTGAGGTACTATATGCGTTTGTCTGAAAAGAAACCTGATGTAGCCAAAGCTGGGATTGAAGCCATCTATAGCAGTGGGATTTATATTCAAGATCCTTCTCAGGATGCCAATTTGGATTATACAGGTGGATCAAATGACATTTGGATTACCAGACACGTAAGGTTGAATCCTGATGATTTCCAAAGATACCAGGCTTGTCAGACTTTCATAGATCAATTGACAATGACGGAAGATCCTAGACTTCCTGTTTGGTTTGATTCGGTAAGGGTTCAGTGGGTAGAGGATGAAACCCTGTCTGTTGCCGCTGAAAGTTTTATTAGAGCTAATGGAGAACCTATCGAATCTATTTATACTTTCGATCAATTCGAGGAAGAGTATGCCGATGTAAAATTTACCCGGCATTTTAATCCTAATATGGCAGATTACAATTCAGATTTATATGTAGGCTTGCCACCATCTATCTTGACACCAGAATCATATAATGGAAACCCTATTCCTGGTCAGGGAACTCAAAACCTACATGTTTCTCAGCTAGACCCTGTTTACAGTACAGCTGGATCTGCAGGGGACATCCTAAAGGCGAGAATTATCTCTGCTGCAGAAGTGAGCTTTATCTTCGCGGAGGCTGCTTTGAAAGGTTGGAATGTTGGTGATGCCGAGATGCATTATAATATGGGAATTGAGCAATCTCTTGAAGTTTGGGGTAAAAGCGACATGTATGATGCATTTATCATGCAGCCAGAAGTAGCTTTCAACAATAGCATTGAGCAGGTTATTACTCAGAAATGGGTGGCCAACTGGTCTAATGGAACTGAAGCCTTTGCTGACTATAGAAGAACTGGATTCCCTGATTTATCAGCAGGACCTTTATCTCCTCAGCCCCAAGTTGCATTAAGGTTCCAGTATGGTAATGATGAGTACAATAATAATCCAGATAATATTGATGCTGCTCTAAATAATCTTGAAGTAACTGATTATTCAGGTAACTTCGGACAAGATAGCCAGTGGTCAAAACCTTGGTTGTATCAAGGAACAAATATACCTTTTTAA
- a CDS encoding DNA-binding transcriptional regulator, whose protein sequence is MYKIILLLDFAEEYSKSLLKGISKYSTEHGPWTYCRMPLYYRETIGIKGILEWAKDWGADGIIGQLYNDIDLELLIDAKIPVVAQDFKERFTEIPNITGSYHEAGEIGASYFLKKGFKNFAFYGFKDIVWSRERAEGFEKKVNEMGYKVNYFEHRKSRSTDLWYYKSNSLSKWLLSLPKPIALMTCDDNQGLHITEACKQNKIRIPEEVAVLGVDNDEMLCELSDPPLSSIGLDIEKGGYDTAKLMEQMIRTSATNFYDILVKPTQVITRQSTDIYATNDDHIASSLKFIHKNIEKNLQVDEVVKQVPLSRRSLEKRFLQITGYPIYKYIFNLRIEKFTQKLLETDQTVFEIAMDLGLNDSKNIARQFKQVKGCNPIEYRKRYLAGK, encoded by the coding sequence ATGTATAAGATAATTTTGCTCCTGGACTTTGCCGAGGAGTACAGTAAAAGTTTATTAAAAGGAATTTCTAAGTATTCAACAGAACATGGCCCCTGGACCTATTGTCGCATGCCACTGTACTACAGAGAAACCATTGGGATAAAAGGAATTCTCGAATGGGCTAAAGATTGGGGAGCCGATGGAATTATCGGACAATTATACAACGATATAGACCTGGAATTGCTCATCGATGCCAAAATCCCTGTGGTCGCTCAGGATTTTAAAGAGCGGTTTACTGAGATCCCAAACATTACAGGTTCCTACCATGAAGCTGGTGAAATCGGTGCTTCCTATTTTCTTAAAAAAGGTTTTAAAAATTTCGCTTTTTATGGTTTCAAAGACATTGTTTGGTCCAGGGAACGTGCCGAAGGTTTTGAGAAAAAAGTCAATGAAATGGGGTACAAAGTAAATTACTTTGAACATAGAAAATCCCGATCTACTGATTTATGGTACTACAAAAGTAACTCCTTAAGTAAATGGTTACTGTCTCTGCCAAAGCCTATCGCATTAATGACATGTGATGACAATCAGGGTTTGCACATTACGGAAGCATGTAAGCAAAATAAAATCCGAATCCCCGAAGAAGTTGCTGTATTGGGTGTTGACAATGATGAAATGCTTTGTGAATTGTCCGACCCTCCCTTGTCAAGTATTGGTTTGGATATAGAAAAAGGTGGTTATGACACAGCTAAGCTAATGGAGCAGATGATCAGAACTAGCGCTACTAATTTTTATGACATTCTTGTAAAACCCACCCAGGTCATCACCAGACAGTCTACCGATATATATGCTACGAATGATGACCATATTGCTTCTTCCTTAAAATTTATACATAAAAATATAGAAAAAAACCTCCAAGTAGATGAAGTGGTAAAGCAAGTGCCCCTTTCCAGAAGAAGCTTGGAAAAACGGTTTCTCCAAATTACCGGATATCCAATTTATAAATATATTTTTAACCTTCGCATTGAAAAATTCACTCAAAAGCTACTGGAAACCGACCAGACTGTTTTCGAAATTGCGATGGATTTAGGATTAAATGACAGCAAGAATATAGCGCGTCAGTTCAAACAGGTGAAAGGATGCAATCCAATCGAATATCGAAAAAGGTACCTGGCAGGAAAATAA
- a CDS encoding MFS transporter, translating to MKKNTLIVALILLIFFVISFLTNILGPIIPDIIDSFTLSIGLAGFLPFAFFVAYAVMSIPSGILVEKYKEKKMLIFAFTMAFIGALLFAFIPGFSVALISLFIIGIGMAVLQVVINPLLRTAGGEEHFAFNSVMGQLAFGAASFLSPMLYSYLVTNIHTTDDSLIFSFLNPMVPEDLKWVSLYWVFAAIAFLMVIIVYFAKFPKVELKSDEKIDVGVAFKELLANKYVLLYFLGIFCYVGTEQGIANWISKFLQSYHGIDPSTTGAIVISYFWGLLTVGCLLGLVLLKFLDSRTVLITFTLGAIISLLAGLFGTAEIALIAFPLTGFFASVMWSIIFSLALNSVPQHHGTFSGILCTGIAGGAIVPLVIGGLAELVGLKLSMLFLLLTLGYILSIGIWAKPLVTNATKSLKDIFK from the coding sequence ATGAAAAAAAACACACTGATTGTTGCCTTGATTTTATTGATTTTTTTCGTCATTTCTTTCCTTACCAATATTCTTGGACCGATCATTCCTGATATCATTGATAGTTTCACGCTAAGCATTGGACTAGCAGGTTTTTTACCATTTGCCTTTTTTGTGGCTTATGCCGTAATGTCCATACCGTCTGGTATTTTAGTAGAGAAATACAAAGAAAAGAAAATGCTGATATTCGCCTTTACCATGGCATTTATTGGCGCTTTGCTTTTTGCCTTTATCCCAGGTTTTTCTGTTGCTTTGATCTCCCTTTTTATTATTGGAATCGGTATGGCTGTACTTCAAGTGGTCATCAATCCCTTATTGAGAACCGCTGGTGGAGAAGAACATTTCGCTTTCAATTCAGTGATGGGGCAGTTGGCATTTGGGGCGGCCTCCTTTCTTAGCCCGATGCTTTACAGCTATTTGGTTACAAACATCCATACCACAGACGATTCATTGATTTTTTCTTTCTTGAATCCTATGGTTCCGGAAGACCTTAAATGGGTGTCCTTATACTGGGTTTTTGCTGCCATTGCATTTCTTATGGTTATCATTGTCTATTTTGCTAAATTCCCGAAGGTTGAACTCAAATCCGATGAGAAAATCGATGTTGGGGTAGCTTTTAAGGAATTGTTAGCTAATAAATACGTATTGCTATATTTCCTAGGGATATTTTGTTATGTAGGTACTGAGCAGGGCATTGCCAATTGGATATCGAAATTCCTTCAATCCTATCATGGTATAGATCCCTCGACCACAGGCGCCATAGTCATTTCCTATTTCTGGGGTTTGCTCACAGTTGGTTGCCTGTTGGGTTTAGTACTATTGAAGTTTCTAGATAGCCGAACAGTTTTGATAACCTTTACATTAGGAGCTATAATTTCCTTGCTGGCAGGTCTTTTTGGCACTGCAGAAATAGCCTTAATCGCCTTTCCTTTGACTGGTTTTTTTGCTTCTGTTATGTGGTCCATTATTTTCTCTTTGGCACTCAACTCCGTACCACAACATCACGGTACTTTTTCTGGGATTTTGTGTACAGGAATAGCTGGAGGTGCTATTGTACCCCTGGTAATCGGTGGATTAGCAGAACTTGTAGGACTTAAATTGTCGATGTTATTTCTTTTGCTTACTTTAGGATACATCTTAAGCATTGGTATTTGGGCCAAACCTTTGGTCACCAATGCTACCAAAAGTTTGAAGGATATCTTTAAGTAA
- a CDS encoding ROK family protein has translation MNIGIDLGGTKIQVGIEQEGKIIHKTKALLKEKTNLQSTLDQVIQFIKPLAAHNVDGIGIGVPSVVDVERGIVYNVTNIPSWKKVALKDILEEEFNLPVFVNNDVNCFAIGEHKFGMGKKYRNMVGMSIGTGLGSGIIIGNKLYAGINCGAGEIGLLPYLKHNIEYYASGNFFSAEYGTTALDAFTAAKNGDKEALVQWNDFGRHFGAAVQVVMYTYDPEAIVIGGSVANAFPYFENAMRESFSNFIYPESFKKLKIHLTQNEDIAILGAAALVDESVKFTNKVL, from the coding sequence ATGAACATAGGAATAGATTTAGGAGGAACGAAAATCCAGGTAGGTATAGAGCAGGAAGGTAAAATCATTCATAAGACAAAAGCGCTTTTGAAAGAAAAAACCAACCTTCAATCAACACTTGATCAGGTCATTCAATTTATTAAGCCATTAGCCGCTCACAATGTGGATGGAATAGGTATTGGCGTACCTTCCGTTGTAGATGTGGAAAGAGGTATAGTTTATAATGTCACTAATATTCCTTCATGGAAGAAGGTAGCATTGAAAGACATTCTGGAAGAAGAGTTTAATCTCCCCGTTTTTGTAAATAATGATGTCAATTGTTTTGCAATTGGTGAACATAAATTTGGAATGGGAAAAAAATACCGTAATATGGTAGGTATGTCCATTGGAACTGGACTGGGCTCTGGGATCATCATCGGAAACAAGCTTTATGCTGGCATAAACTGTGGAGCTGGAGAAATAGGGTTACTACCCTACCTCAAACATAATATAGAGTATTATGCAAGTGGAAATTTCTTTAGTGCGGAGTACGGAACGACGGCCTTAGACGCCTTTACTGCAGCCAAAAATGGAGACAAAGAGGCCTTGGTCCAATGGAATGATTTTGGCCGTCACTTTGGTGCTGCTGTCCAAGTGGTCATGTATACTTATGACCCGGAAGCCATAGTAATAGGAGGCTCCGTAGCCAATGCATTTCCCTATTTTGAAAATGCAATGCGAGAAAGTTTTAGCAATTTTATTTATCCTGAATCTTTCAAAAAATTAAAAATTCACTTAACTCAAAATGAGGACATTGCCATTTTAGGGGCAGCAGCTCTTGTAGATGAATCGGTCAAATTCACCAATAAAGTGCTTTAA